Proteins found in one Mesorhizobium sp. CAU 1732 genomic segment:
- a CDS encoding CoA transferase — protein MQFDTGSLANLKVVDASRVLGGPYAGQVLADHGADVIKIEPPAGDETRGWGPPFLDGTASYFLGLNRNKRGMALDLAQPAGRELLLTLLEDADVFIENFKTGTLERWGLSHDELSRRFPRLVHCRVSGFGADGPLGGLPGYDAAIQASAGIMSVNGELGGKPLRVGLPVVDMVTGLNAVIGILMAINERAASGKGQFVETTLYDCGVSLLHPHLPNYYLSGKVAEPSGNAHPNICPYDTFATRTDPIFLAVGNNRQFATLCTIIGRPDLPDDPRFASNGERNVNRDALKVELETALAAFDCEAIADRLIKAGVPCGAVRSIDQVVEDAHTKHREMVVDIGPYRGTGSPIKMSRTPASYRKAPPAFAEHTAEILSEREIESERYRDVLPGLPEANAAKRA, from the coding sequence ATGCAATTCGATACGGGCTCTTTGGCCAATCTCAAAGTCGTCGACGCGAGCCGCGTGCTTGGCGGGCCCTATGCGGGGCAGGTACTTGCCGACCATGGCGCCGACGTCATCAAGATCGAGCCACCGGCGGGCGACGAGACGCGGGGCTGGGGCCCGCCCTTCCTCGACGGCACGGCAAGCTATTTCCTTGGCCTCAACCGCAACAAACGCGGCATGGCGCTCGATCTGGCACAGCCGGCGGGTAGGGAGCTACTGCTGACGCTTCTGGAAGATGCCGACGTCTTCATCGAGAATTTCAAGACCGGCACGCTGGAGCGCTGGGGGCTTTCCCATGACGAGCTCTCCAGGCGCTTCCCGCGCCTTGTCCATTGCCGGGTGTCGGGCTTCGGCGCGGATGGGCCGCTCGGCGGCCTGCCGGGCTACGATGCCGCGATCCAGGCATCCGCCGGCATCATGAGCGTGAATGGCGAACTCGGTGGAAAGCCGCTGCGCGTCGGCCTTCCCGTGGTTGATATGGTGACCGGGTTGAACGCCGTGATCGGCATCTTGATGGCGATCAACGAACGCGCCGCCAGCGGCAAGGGGCAATTCGTCGAGACCACGCTCTATGATTGCGGCGTCTCGCTCCTGCATCCGCATCTGCCGAACTATTACCTGTCGGGCAAGGTGGCCGAGCCCTCGGGCAACGCGCACCCCAATATCTGCCCCTATGACACATTCGCAACGCGCACCGACCCGATCTTCCTGGCCGTCGGCAACAACCGCCAGTTCGCCACGCTCTGCACCATCATCGGGCGCCCGGATTTGCCGGACGATCCGCGCTTCGCCTCCAACGGTGAGCGCAACGTCAATCGCGACGCGCTGAAGGTCGAACTCGAGACGGCGCTGGCCGCCTTCGACTGTGAGGCGATCGCCGACCGTCTCATCAAGGCCGGCGTGCCCTGCGGGGCGGTGCGCTCGATCGACCAGGTGGTGGAGGACGCTCATACCAAGCACCGCGAGATGGTGGTGGACATTGGGCCGTATCGCGGGACGGGCAGCCCGATCAAGATGTCGCGCACGCCCGCCTCCTATCGCAAGGCCCCGCCGGCCTTCGCCGAGCATACCGCCGAAATCCTGTCCGAGCGGGAGATTGAAAGCGAGCGCTATCGCGATGTGCTTCCGGGTCTGCCGGAAGCGAATGCCGCCAAGCGTGCATGA
- a CDS encoding 2-hydroxyacid dehydrogenase: MNKLASTETLTVGIIGDGFMQPSFFDKALAARMPDRALRFKHMQLDWPLKLTSTKHDPHLPVAEFVGRPEDYFDFLSDIDILVTHLAPITGESLDHAPRLRVIAVSRGGPVNIEMAAARERGITVINTPGRNASAVAEFTVASLLAETRNLIRGHLSVREGEFRRDFFHFDHTGPELCELSVGIVGYGDVGTRVARLLRPFGGKIVFSDPFKELSEEDRAAGIEKVEFEDLVRQVDVLTLHPRVTPQTKGMVGRAQIEAMKPGSYLVNTTRGQVLDYEALYDALVSGHLKGAALDTFAPEPPPADWPLLKLPNVTLSPHIAGASRYSIIKAANMIAEDIDLILQGRPPLHPTK; this comes from the coding sequence ATGAACAAGCTCGCAAGCACGGAGACCTTGACCGTCGGCATCATCGGCGACGGTTTCATGCAACCTTCCTTTTTCGACAAGGCCCTTGCGGCGCGCATGCCCGACCGGGCGCTGCGGTTCAAGCATATGCAACTCGACTGGCCGCTGAAGCTGACGTCCACCAAGCATGACCCGCATCTGCCGGTGGCCGAATTCGTGGGTCGGCCGGAGGATTATTTCGACTTTCTCTCCGACATCGACATTCTGGTCACCCATCTGGCGCCGATCACCGGAGAGAGTCTCGACCATGCGCCGCGCTTGCGCGTCATCGCCGTCTCCCGTGGCGGTCCGGTCAACATCGAGATGGCGGCGGCGCGCGAGCGCGGTATCACGGTCATCAACACGCCCGGCCGCAACGCCTCGGCCGTGGCAGAATTCACCGTCGCTTCACTGCTGGCGGAAACGCGCAATCTGATCCGCGGGCATCTCTCCGTGCGGGAGGGCGAATTCCGGCGCGACTTCTTCCATTTCGACCATACCGGGCCGGAACTTTGCGAACTGAGCGTCGGCATCGTGGGCTATGGCGATGTGGGAACGCGCGTGGCGCGCCTGCTGCGTCCCTTCGGCGGCAAGATCGTGTTCTCCGATCCGTTCAAGGAGCTTTCGGAGGAAGACCGCGCCGCAGGCATCGAGAAGGTGGAATTCGAGGACCTCGTGCGTCAGGTCGATGTGCTGACGCTGCATCCGCGCGTCACACCGCAGACCAAAGGCATGGTCGGCCGCGCCCAGATCGAGGCGATGAAACCCGGCTCCTATCTCGTCAACACCACGCGTGGGCAAGTTCTCGACTATGAGGCGCTCTACGACGCGCTCGTTTCCGGTCATCTGAAGGGTGCCGCGCTCGACACGTTTGCGCCCGAGCCGCCGCCGGCGGACTGGCCATTGTTGAAACTGCCCAATGTGACGCTTTCGCCGCATATCGCCGGCGCGTCCCGCTATTCCATCATCAAGGCCGCAAACATGATCGCCGAGGATATCGATCTCATTTTGCAGGGCCGGCCGCCGCTTCATCCGACGAAATAG